A window of the Deltaproteobacteria bacterium genome harbors these coding sequences:
- a CDS encoding AAA family ATPase has protein sequence MSGADAIEEVPEEVLAALAAPAFHAARPARVEHVQTHISHVFLAGDDVYKLKKAVRFSFLDFGTRERRRFFCAEELRLNRRLAAAVYLDVVDVVRRADGTLALGGAGEPVEPVLHMRRLPAARLLPALLAAGAVDVSMMAALARRIVAFHGAAPSGPAVAAEASPEAVRRRFADTLATLRPFVGRVLFAEEHAALVATAEWFVRAHAPLLRARQAEGRIREGHGDLHAEHVCFVPAGGAGGLPEGIYVFDCIEFSLPLRCNDVASEIAFLTMDLEARGRRDLAAAFAAAYVDAADDPVLPRLVPYYAAYRASVRAMVAALTDAEPEVEAAERERARARAAAYVALALRSAWRAHAPALIVCCGRSGTGTSTIAAALAEITEAEVLRSDVIRKRADHPGAAAPPDRYGAPARAAVYAALCGEVDAGLAAGRTVIADATFLRRADRDAVAAVAARRGRRVLFVEATAEPETVRTRLAARLPGDVSDARFDTYLAQASEAEPWAPGEPRVTIATDGDARAARAAALGALFAWRTDGAD, from the coding sequence ATGAGCGGCGCGGACGCGATCGAGGAGGTCCCGGAGGAGGTGCTGGCCGCGCTCGCGGCCCCGGCCTTCCACGCGGCCCGGCCGGCGCGGGTCGAGCACGTGCAGACCCACATCTCGCACGTGTTCCTCGCGGGCGACGACGTCTACAAGCTCAAGAAGGCGGTGCGCTTCTCGTTCCTCGATTTCGGGACGCGGGAGCGCCGGCGCTTCTTCTGCGCCGAGGAGCTGCGGCTGAACCGGCGCCTCGCCGCGGCGGTCTACCTCGACGTCGTCGACGTCGTGCGGCGCGCCGATGGCACGCTCGCGCTCGGCGGCGCGGGCGAGCCCGTCGAGCCGGTGCTCCACATGCGGCGCCTCCCCGCGGCGCGGCTGCTGCCGGCCCTGCTCGCCGCCGGCGCCGTCGACGTCTCCATGATGGCGGCGCTCGCGCGCCGGATCGTGGCGTTCCACGGCGCGGCCCCGAGCGGACCGGCGGTCGCGGCCGAAGCGTCGCCCGAGGCGGTGCGGCGGCGCTTCGCCGACACCCTGGCCACACTCCGGCCGTTCGTCGGCCGCGTGCTCTTCGCGGAGGAGCACGCGGCGCTCGTCGCGACCGCCGAGTGGTTCGTGCGGGCGCACGCGCCGCTCCTGCGGGCGCGTCAGGCGGAGGGCCGCATCCGCGAGGGACACGGCGACCTGCACGCGGAGCATGTGTGCTTCGTGCCGGCGGGCGGCGCCGGCGGCTTGCCGGAAGGCATCTACGTCTTCGACTGCATCGAGTTCTCGCTGCCGCTCCGCTGCAACGACGTCGCGTCGGAGATCGCGTTCCTCACGATGGACCTCGAGGCCCGCGGCCGGCGCGACCTCGCCGCCGCCTTCGCGGCGGCCTACGTGGATGCGGCCGACGATCCCGTGCTCCCGCGGCTCGTGCCGTACTATGCTGCGTATCGGGCGAGCGTGCGCGCGATGGTCGCCGCGCTCACGGACGCCGAGCCCGAGGTGGAGGCGGCCGAGCGGGAGCGCGCGCGCGCGCGCGCCGCCGCCTACGTCGCGCTCGCGCTCCGCTCCGCCTGGCGCGCGCACGCGCCGGCGCTGATCGTCTGCTGCGGACGGAGCGGCACGGGGACGTCGACGATCGCCGCCGCGCTCGCCGAGATCACCGAGGCCGAGGTGCTGCGCTCGGACGTGATCCGCAAGCGCGCGGACCACCCGGGCGCCGCCGCGCCGCCCGACCGCTACGGCGCGCCGGCGCGCGCCGCCGTCTACGCGGCGCTCTGCGGCGAGGTCGACGCCGGGCTCGCGGCCGGCCGGACGGTGATCGCGGACGCGACGTTCCTGCGCCGTGCCGATCGGGACGCGGTCGCGGCGGTGGCGGCGCGGCGCGGCCGGCGCGTGCTCTTCGTCGAGGCGACCGCCGAGCCCGAGACGGTGCGGACGCGGCTCGCGGCGCGGCTGCCCGGCGACGTGTCCGACGCGCGCTTCGACACCTATCTGGCCCAGGCGTCCGAGGCGGAGCCGTGGGCGCCCGGCGAGCCGCGCGTCACGATCGCGACCGACGGCGACGCGCGGGCCGCGCGCGCCGCCGCGCTCGGCGCGCTCTTCGCGTGGCGGACGGACGGCGCGGACTGA